One stretch of Methanobacterium sp. DNA includes these proteins:
- a CDS encoding class I SAM-dependent methyltransferase family protein codes for MFGLKVNKNIANDVRKILLKHSIINLEAKIKRENDFVIIPLTKKPEKNLLTHFGENIELIETTFEIQKKVPRSLKDYLKGRIDTQKIDEIRGSFDIIGNIVILEIPEDLEGFKDLIGEAALKFTKRKTVFRKKSEIKGIIRTRELEHLAGEDISETIHQEFGCRLMLDIKKVYFSPRLATERKRVADSVKNGEIIVDMFAGVGPFPILIAKNHDVKIYAIDINPEAYRYMQKNIELNKVQDKVIPILGDVREVLSDKNIKADRIIMNLPGTAFEFLDSAINSIKDGGVIHYYEFSEDFKKPVERIKKAAYPRKVEILNKRKVRSKSPGKWHVGIDAMIF; via the coding sequence ATGTTTGGTCTAAAAGTCAATAAAAATATTGCAAATGACGTGCGTAAAATATTATTAAAACACTCTATTATTAATCTTGAAGCTAAAATAAAGCGTGAAAATGATTTTGTTATAATTCCACTTACAAAAAAACCAGAAAAAAATTTATTAACACATTTTGGGGAAAATATTGAACTTATTGAAACAACATTTGAAATTCAAAAAAAAGTTCCTCGAAGCCTTAAAGACTACTTGAAAGGCAGAATTGATACTCAAAAAATCGATGAAATTAGAGGTTCATTTGATATTATTGGGAATATTGTAATTTTGGAGATTCCAGAAGATTTAGAAGGCTTTAAAGATTTAATTGGTGAAGCTGCACTTAAATTCACCAAAAGAAAAACAGTTTTTAGAAAGAAAAGCGAAATTAAGGGAATTATAAGAACAAGGGAACTGGAACATCTTGCTGGAGAAGATATATCTGAGACAATTCATCAAGAATTTGGATGCAGATTAATGCTCGACATTAAGAAAGTATATTTCAGCCCAAGATTGGCCACTGAGCGAAAAAGAGTCGCTGATAGTGTAAAAAACGGTGAAATAATAGTTGATATGTTTGCTGGAGTTGGCCCTTTTCCAATACTCATTGCAAAAAACCATGATGTGAAGATTTATGCAATTGACATAAATCCTGAAGCTTACAGGTACATGCAGAAAAATATTGAGCTTAATAAAGTTCAAGATAAGGTAATTCCAATCTTAGGGGATGTAAGAGAAGTTTTAAGTGATAAAAACATTAAAGCCGATCGTATAATAATGAATTTGCCAGGTACTGCCTTTGAATTTCTGGATTCTGCAATAAATTCCATTAAAGATGGTGGAGTTATTCACTATTACGAATTTTCTGAAGATTTCAAAAAGCCAGTTGAAAGGATTAAAAAGGCTGCTTATCCCAGAAAAGTTGAAATCTTGAATAAAAGAAAAGTACGGTCAAAAAGTCCGGGTAAATGGCATGTTGGAATTGATGCAATGATTTTTTAA
- a CDS encoding SRPBCC family protein has protein sequence MAKNKTKIIAKPGKQEIFIEREFDAPRELVFKAFVDPELYVQWIGPRGLTTTLEKFEPVSGGSWRFIQKDPEGNEFAFHGVNHEVLEPERIIFTFEFEGLPESGHVLLETARFEELPGNRTKLTDQSVFQSVEDRDGMMQSGMEEGVNDSYERLDELLEKMK, from the coding sequence ATGGCAAAAAATAAAACCAAAATTATTGCAAAACCAGGGAAACAGGAAATTTTCATTGAAAGAGAGTTTGATGCGCCGCGTGAGCTTGTATTTAAAGCATTTGTAGATCCAGAGCTTTATGTACAATGGATTGGGCCGCGAGGACTTACCACGACGCTTGAGAAATTTGAACCAGTGAGCGGAGGCTCCTGGCGGTTTATCCAAAAGGACCCTGAAGGCAATGAATTTGCATTCCATGGAGTGAACCATGAAGTTCTGGAGCCAGAAAGAATTATTTTTACCTTCGAATTTGAAGGCCTACCTGAGAGTGGACATGTCCTTCTTGAAACAGCAAGATTTGAAGAACTACCTGGTAACAGGACGAAGCTAACAGATCAATCTGTCTTCCAGTCGGTGGAGGATCGGGACGGCATGATGCAATCAGGGATGGAAGAAGGGGTAAATGATTCATATGAACGTCTTGATGAACTTTTGGAAAAGATGAAGTAA
- a CDS encoding DUF1579 family protein, whose amino-acid sequence MQQPKMPGSELKLLDVFIGKWITQGHTIASVNTPSVKMNAIDIYEWAPGGFFILHTAYSQIGNLAAGGIEVIGYDSANKKYFTHYFDGQGNLVISDLTLQNDIWTWEGDWAGEGHRDTVEFSEGGNIMVSHHYRSDDGANWMPSMDVTLTKVGEVF is encoded by the coding sequence ATGCAGCAACCTAAAATGCCCGGATCCGAGCTCAAACTATTGGATGTGTTTATTGGTAAGTGGATTACCCAGGGACATACCATAGCCAGCGTTAACACACCATCTGTAAAAATGAATGCTATTGATATTTACGAATGGGCGCCAGGAGGATTTTTTATCCTTCACACAGCATACAGTCAAATAGGGAACCTTGCTGCAGGTGGTATTGAGGTTATTGGCTACGATTCAGCAAATAAAAAGTATTTTACACACTATTTTGACGGTCAGGGCAATCTTGTTATCTCAGATTTGACCCTACAAAATGATATCTGGACATGGGAAGGAGATTGGGCAGGAGAAGGACACCGTGACACAGTGGAATTCAGTGAGGGAGGTAATATCATGGTGTCTCACCATTATCGGTCAGACGACGGTGCGAACTGGATGCCATCCATGGATGTGACTTTGACCAAAGTTGGTGAAGTATTTTAG
- a CDS encoding VOC family protein: protein MQKIIPFLWFEDSKALEAANLYTSIFKNSKILNTVRYGEAGPGPAGSVMWVTFQLEGQEFHALNGNPQFKFTEAISLFVNCDTQEEVDELWEKLSEGGMELGPGWVKDKFGLAWQIVPTILGEYLNDPDEEKSQRVMQAMMQMNKLDIEKLKQAYEGI, encoded by the coding sequence ATGCAAAAGATCATACCATTTTTATGGTTTGAAGATAGTAAAGCTCTGGAGGCAGCTAATCTCTATACCTCCATCTTTAAAAATTCGAAAATACTGAATACCGTGCGATACGGAGAAGCCGGACCCGGTCCGGCAGGATCGGTTATGTGGGTGACCTTCCAGCTCGAAGGACAGGAATTTCACGCATTAAATGGTAATCCACAGTTCAAGTTTACAGAAGCCATATCGTTGTTTGTAAACTGCGATACCCAGGAAGAGGTGGATGAGTTGTGGGAGAAGCTTTCTGAGGGAGGAATGGAACTGGGACCAGGCTGGGTTAAGGATAAATTTGGCCTGGCCTGGCAGATCGTGCCCACCATTTTAGGAGAGTATCTAAACGATCCGGATGAGGAAAAATCCCAGAGAGTAATGCAGGCCATGATGCAGATGAATAAACTGGATATAGAGAAGTTAAAGCAGGCTTATGAGGGAATATAG
- a CDS encoding SRPBCC domain-containing protein, which yields MEKLHFSIVIDASKQKVWEVMLGEDTYPLWTDVFMPGSYFEGDWSEGSKMLFIAPDESGKISGSVFRIKENRPYEFVSMENIGMVQDGKEDTTSKEATVYAGALENYTFKEMDGKTEVLIDLTPVIDIPDDYKEIYQDMWRKALQKLKKLVEK from the coding sequence ATGGAAAAACTACATTTCTCAATAGTTATAGATGCGTCTAAACAAAAAGTATGGGAAGTAATGCTTGGGGAGGACACGTACCCCTTGTGGACTGATGTGTTTATGCCCGGTTCATATTTCGAGGGTGATTGGAGTGAGGGAAGTAAGATGCTTTTCATTGCGCCTGATGAATCGGGTAAAATTTCCGGGTCGGTGTTTCGGATAAAAGAAAATCGGCCGTACGAATTCGTCTCAATGGAAAACATTGGTATGGTGCAAGATGGGAAAGAAGATACTACAAGCAAAGAGGCGACGGTATACGCTGGTGCGCTTGAAAACTACACCTTTAAAGAGATGGATGGTAAGACTGAAGTGCTGATAGATTTAACTCCAGTAATAGATATACCAGATGATTATAAGGAAATATACCAAGATATGTGGCGTAAGGCCCTGCAAAAGCTCAAAAAATTGGTGGAAAAATAA
- a CDS encoding SRPBCC domain-containing protein: MEKMQFSIVINAPKEKVWKTMLNKDTYEKWTDVFMPGSTYDGDWSEGSKILFLAPDKSGKMSGMVSRIKENRKYEYVSIEHVGIVYNGEEDTSSQEAKEWAGSLENYTFRDVDGKTELQVDLSSDVVNQEMIEMSEKIWPKALQKLKELVEKS, encoded by the coding sequence ATGGAAAAAATGCAATTTTCAATCGTTATAAATGCACCTAAAGAAAAGGTCTGGAAGACCATGCTGAATAAGGATACCTATGAAAAATGGACAGACGTTTTCATGCCTGGTTCAACCTACGACGGTGACTGGAGCGAGGGAAGTAAGATACTTTTCCTCGCACCAGATAAGTCGGGTAAAATGTCTGGAATGGTAAGCCGAATAAAGGAGAATCGTAAATACGAATATGTCTCCATTGAACATGTTGGTATTGTGTATAATGGCGAAGAGGATACATCAAGCCAGGAAGCCAAAGAATGGGCCGGATCACTTGAAAATTACACATTCAGGGATGTGGATGGTAAAACTGAACTGCAAGTAGATCTGTCTTCAGATGTTGTAAACCAGGAAATGATAGAGATGTCCGAGAAAATCTGGCCTAAAGCTCTACAAAAGCTCAAAGAATTGGTGGAAAAGTCATAA
- a CDS encoding RidA family protein, whose product MKKGEVLHITPENLHTNPAFTNVVTVTGHVKTIYIGGQGAVDTSGKIVGKGDIKQQVYQVFENIQEALKIDEAGLEHIIKWNVYVVEGQSLEVGFEAFREVWGNPPNPPAITTVFVSGLANPDFLVEMDAIAVLPLNPID is encoded by the coding sequence ATGAAAAAAGGAGAGGTATTACATATCACTCCTGAAAATTTACACACGAATCCTGCTTTTACCAATGTCGTTACAGTAACCGGGCATGTGAAGACTATATATATTGGAGGACAGGGTGCTGTGGATACTTCCGGTAAAATTGTAGGGAAAGGAGATATCAAACAACAGGTCTATCAGGTATTTGAAAATATACAAGAAGCTCTGAAGATCGATGAGGCTGGATTGGAGCATATAATCAAGTGGAACGTGTACGTTGTTGAAGGCCAATCGTTGGAGGTAGGCTTTGAAGCATTCCGGGAGGTTTGGGGTAACCCACCAAATCCACCGGCCATCACCACGGTGTTCGTCTCTGGACTGGCTAACCCTGATTTCCTGGTGGAAATGGATGCAATAGCTGTTTTACCCCTGAATCCAATTGATTAA
- a CDS encoding VOC family protein: MTKKIESVTIGIAVKDVKEATKWYKALLGDVEIMEPDPGTIELKLTDNVWLQLDDTGYLEVDGGSTIIRFQTDDIESAHKLAKRITPDVEDIIVVEGVIKYFDFKDPAGNRLSYVQLL, encoded by the coding sequence ATGACTAAAAAGATTGAAAGTGTAACGATCGGCATTGCAGTCAAGGACGTTAAAGAGGCTACCAAGTGGTACAAGGCTTTGCTTGGCGATGTTGAAATAATGGAGCCCGATCCAGGCACCATCGAGCTAAAGTTGACAGATAATGTATGGCTACAGCTTGATGATACTGGCTACCTTGAGGTTGACGGCGGGTCAACAATTATTCGCTTCCAAACAGACGACATAGAGTCTGCCCATAAGCTGGCAAAAAGAATTACTCCTGACGTAGAGGATATTATAGTGGTTGAAGGTGTCATAAAATACTTTGATTTCAAAGACCCTGCGGGTAATCGACTGTCATATGTTCAGCTACTGTAG
- a CDS encoding crosslink repair DNA glycosylase YcaQ family protein: MRDARDALNLIKSKLNQSTHDGKTYWFFDYIKVKTPKSPSALLLSIYDEYTIAYKDRGDISEARDIERMISMGNALNAVIILDGKVAGTWNKSLKRNRVEIRLNPFRKFSKDEQEAVESEVNRYSEFVGISAVLI; encoded by the coding sequence ATTAGAGATGCAAGAGACGCCCTCAACTTAATTAAATCAAAATTAAATCAATCAACTCATGATGGCAAGACATATTGGTTTTTTGACTATATAAAGGTAAAAACACCAAAGTCGCCATCTGCATTATTATTATCAATTTATGATGAATACACAATTGCTTATAAAGACAGGGGAGATATCAGTGAAGCGCGAGATATTGAAAGAATGATTTCAATGGGTAATGCTTTAAATGCAGTTATTATTTTAGATGGTAAAGTGGCAGGCACCTGGAATAAATCTTTGAAGAGAAATAGAGTTGAAATCAGGCTAAATCCTTTTCGTAAATTCAGCAAAGATGAGCAAGAAGCAGTAGAATCAGAGGTTAATCGATATAGTGAGTTTGTGGGAATTTCTGCAGTCTTGATTTAA
- a CDS encoding alpha/beta hydrolase, with protein MKMYYEVSGKGDPLIVLHGAYMNIISMGEIIPQLARTHNVYALEFQGHGRTTDIDRPITYPNLADDVAAFMDAVGLKNADVFGYSVGAEVGLQLAIHYPEKVSRLIAASVAYDLEGWQPAYKAAIPQMTVEMIVNMPFAEDYRKLAPNPNGFRALVEKMIALEKEPMAWEEDVKKLKTPVLIIAGDADVATLEHTIAMFRLLGGGVMGDMDKPLSDSRLAIMPATSHTAVITQTDLLTAFIQPFLKGKTPKGFFE; from the coding sequence ATGAAAATGTATTATGAAGTCTCCGGCAAGGGCGATCCACTGATCGTATTGCACGGTGCTTATATGAACATAATATCAATGGGAGAAATAATCCCCCAGCTCGCCAGGACCCACAATGTCTATGCGCTCGAATTCCAGGGCCATGGTCGGACCACTGACATTGACCGCCCCATCACCTATCCGAACCTGGCAGACGATGTAGCTGCTTTTATGGACGCTGTAGGTCTTAAGAACGCTGATGTATTCGGTTATTCTGTGGGTGCTGAGGTCGGATTGCAACTCGCCATCCACTACCCAGAGAAGGTGAGCAGACTTATCGCAGCCTCAGTCGCCTACGATCTTGAAGGTTGGCAGCCGGCGTACAAGGCAGCTATCCCTCAAATGACCGTTGAGATGATTGTCAATATGCCATTCGCTGAAGACTATCGTAAGCTTGCCCCCAATCCCAATGGTTTTCGTGCACTTGTGGAGAAGATGATAGCTCTCGAAAAGGAACCGATGGCGTGGGAAGAAGATGTTAAAAAATTGAAAACCCCGGTGCTGATCATCGCTGGTGATGCTGATGTAGCAACACTCGAACATACGATAGCTATGTTTCGGTTGCTTGGTGGTGGTGTTATGGGTGATATGGACAAGCCATTGTCGGATTCACGTCTTGCTATTATGCCGGCAACATCGCATACGGCTGTCATTACTCAGACCGATCTTTTAACTGCTTTCATTCAACCTTTTCTGAAAGGAAAAACGCCAAAAGGATTTTTTGAATAG
- a CDS encoding amidase family protein: protein MVIILAYIYKTSSIVAPLEFPSFGIKNINEDRKTISQSLFKDIDVLLLPATTDVTPSIEKGTSGRPQALSADNTFFCNYYGLPAINIPCGFSKKGLPVDLQIVKPRRVKTKFYSTASKSSYASINELNMYYDSWYW, encoded by the coding sequence TTGGTAATTATTTTAGCATATATCTACAAAACAAGCTCGATTGTTGCACCACTTGAATTTCCATCATTCGGCATTAAAAATATAAATGAAGATCGTAAAACAATCTCGCAATCACTTTTTAAAGATATAGACGTTTTATTATTGCCCGCCACTACTGATGTAACACCAAGCATTGAAAAAGGCACATCAGGAAGGCCACAGGCACTTTCAGCCGACAATACATTCTTTTGTAATTACTATGGACTGCCAGCAATAAACATACCCTGTGGGTTTAGTAAAAAGGGCTTACCCGTAGATTTACAAATCGTTAAGCCGAGACGGGTGAAAACAAAGTTTTATAGTACTGCATCAAAAAGTAGTTATGCTTCTATAAACGAATTAAATATGTATTACGATTCATGGTACTGGTGA
- a CDS encoding nickel-dependent hydrogenase large subunit yields the protein MGKEIARICGEGKVVIKDSNSYFLPTSVVRGFEKMLEGKHPLFVTEAVMRICGICHAAHAIASCKAFENALDIYPPRNGLMGREAIGLLNRIQSHLIHNLLILEDLVKKRINEDVTILILDVLKIVNKMLHELAGASTHPNKLVIGGIGKNWSEKIIEINRERLKGAEKLYHELKRIESDEVLWTEKALKSKDVEVDFNYLASHPFYGDISTIDIQKISVEPYSKIFEDESARTSSSMAALYGGEPVEVGPRARLRTYRDFSNRSMIGLQIARFEEISSAFNRIDKVFQEIDPTTPFKIERFIFKKGYGAGVYEAPRGILIHKVWLDKEGRVEKYNIVVPTMFNLPLINKMGSEFGIRLFDPYITCASH from the coding sequence ATGGGAAAAGAAATAGCCCGAATATGTGGTGAAGGAAAAGTTGTGATAAAAGACTCTAATTCATATTTTCTCCCCACATCTGTGGTGCGGGGATTTGAAAAAATGTTAGAGGGTAAACATCCCTTATTTGTAACTGAAGCGGTTATGAGGATATGTGGAATATGCCATGCTGCTCATGCAATTGCTTCTTGTAAGGCCTTTGAAAATGCGCTGGACATTTATCCTCCAAGGAACGGGTTAATGGGTAGAGAAGCTATAGGACTGCTAAACAGAATCCAGAGCCACTTGATACACAATCTCTTAATTCTTGAGGATTTAGTAAAGAAGAGAATAAATGAGGATGTGACAATTCTAATATTAGATGTCCTGAAAATTGTAAATAAAATGCTGCATGAGCTTGCTGGTGCATCAACACACCCAAATAAGTTAGTTATAGGAGGTATAGGAAAAAACTGGAGCGAAAAAATTATTGAAATAAATAGAGAAAGACTGAAAGGGGCAGAAAAGTTGTATCATGAACTAAAGAGGATTGAGTCAGACGAGGTTCTGTGGACAGAAAAGGCGTTAAAATCAAAAGATGTTGAAGTGGATTTTAACTACCTTGCCTCCCACCCATTTTACGGAGATATATCTACAATTGACATCCAAAAAATAAGTGTAGAGCCTTACAGTAAAATCTTCGAAGATGAATCTGCAAGGACTTCATCATCCATGGCCGCATTGTATGGGGGAGAACCTGTTGAGGTTGGGCCCAGAGCAAGGCTACGAACCTATAGGGATTTTTCAAATAGAAGCATGATTGGGCTGCAGATTGCTAGATTTGAGGAAATAAGCTCTGCATTTAATAGAATAGATAAGGTTTTTCAGGAGATAGACCCCACCACCCCCTTTAAGATAGAGAGATTTATATTTAAAAAAGGATATGGTGCTGGAGTATATGAGGCGCCCAGAGGGATTCTAATTCATAAGGTCTGGTTGGATAAGGAGGGAAGAGTTGAAAAATATAATATCGTTGTTCCAACCATGTTCAATCTTCCTTTAATAAATAAAATGGGGAGTGAATTTGGAATAAGACTGTTCGATCCGTATATAACATGTGCTTCACATTAG
- a CDS encoding 4Fe-4S binding protein, whose product MGKLDISHIDIGGCEGCSISVYMALIKTKNINFYSKFRGNFVLKDEGIAIVSGSICMDTQEKVELLKEIRMKSSVLVAFGSCSALGGITRYCKGGQQPKPDHMTFRRINKIVDVDYAVPGCPPPPQFLIQFINLFVSGKQSKFIQIFRSIAEIKKLSGLDLIDNIVLQNICIGCGACVLSCPTDALRIIEGMPDLILEKCIRCGICYVRCPIGNKLLLRGCLK is encoded by the coding sequence ATGGGTAAATTAGATATATCCCATATTGATATTGGAGGATGCGAAGGGTGTTCAATTTCTGTGTACATGGCTTTGATTAAAACCAAAAATATCAATTTTTACAGTAAATTCCGGGGAAATTTTGTCCTGAAAGATGAGGGAATTGCCATAGTAAGTGGGTCAATATGTATGGACACTCAAGAAAAGGTGGAGTTACTTAAAGAAATACGAATGAAAAGCAGTGTATTGGTTGCATTTGGTTCATGTTCTGCTCTTGGAGGTATAACAAGATATTGTAAGGGAGGTCAGCAACCAAAACCAGATCATATGACTTTTAGACGGATTAATAAGATTGTGGACGTTGATTATGCAGTACCGGGATGTCCGCCTCCACCACAGTTTTTAATACAGTTCATTAACCTGTTTGTTTCGGGAAAACAATCAAAATTTATTCAGATTTTCAGATCAATAGCAGAAATTAAGAAATTAAGCGGTTTAGATTTAATAGATAACATAGTTTTACAAAATATATGTATAGGTTGTGGTGCATGTGTTCTTTCATGTCCCACTGATGCCCTGCGCATTATAGAGGGGATGCCAGACCTGATTCTTGAAAAATGTATAAGATGTGGAATATGTTATGTTAGATGCCCGATAGGTAACAAATTGCTGTTAAGAGGGTGTTTGAAGTGA
- a CDS encoding Coenzyme F420 hydrogenase/dehydrogenase, beta subunit C-terminal domain, which translates to MILEQYMNKPLDEYINVYVVEPGEKYGGVITACLCYLLNKGFIDGVVSTEREGIKGKIVTAKTEQEIISSSGSVWHVVPYTLKMRETIENEGLYKLAIVGLPCQIDFLRQMKIFPLTEACFGQRLNFLISLFCYGTFARESVLNYINEKYDIEPLSIREIKITDKYLHVIGKKQVEIPIENLSKYLHGGCLFCPDYTGSASDLSVGIVEKKTIVIVRTKEMDDLIKDAAVLGYISIHEADEKIIDKIRRKAVQKINRARSSAI; encoded by the coding sequence GTGATACTTGAACAGTACATGAACAAACCTTTAGACGAGTATATAAATGTGTACGTGGTTGAACCTGGGGAAAAATATGGTGGCGTAATTACAGCGTGTCTATGCTACCTCCTGAACAAGGGTTTTATAGATGGAGTTGTCTCTACAGAAAGAGAAGGGATAAAAGGGAAGATAGTAACTGCAAAAACTGAACAGGAAATAATATCTTCTTCTGGCAGTGTATGGCACGTGGTGCCCTATACTTTAAAGATGAGAGAAACTATTGAAAATGAAGGCCTATACAAACTGGCAATTGTCGGTCTTCCATGTCAGATAGATTTTCTAAGGCAGATGAAAATATTCCCCCTGACCGAAGCCTGCTTTGGCCAGAGACTAAATTTCTTAATTTCCCTATTCTGCTACGGAACTTTTGCCAGGGAAAGCGTGCTTAATTACATAAATGAAAAATATGATATCGAACCCTTGTCGATCAGGGAGATAAAAATCACAGATAAATATTTACACGTAATCGGAAAAAAGCAGGTGGAGATTCCGATAGAAAATCTTTCTAAATATTTACATGGTGGCTGTTTATTCTGTCCAGATTATACAGGTTCAGCTTCTGATTTATCAGTTGGAATTGTTGAAAAGAAAACCATTGTAATTGTAAGAACCAAAGAAATGGATGACCTGATTAAAGATGCTGCTGTCCTTGGCTACATAAGTATTCATGAAGCCGATGAAAAAATTATTGATAAGATACGAAGAAAAGCAGTGCAAAAAATAAATAGGGCAAGATCATCAGCAATTTAA
- a CDS encoding nucleotidyltransferase domain-containing protein: MKNMDMILESFKEKIKKDRDILALILFGSYARGEVAGDVDLCMVMFPDKVSEGFDKRIKYSQREGLDVQVFQDLPLYIRKRVLREGKVLHFKDEDLLYDIAIKTAKEFELFRPRYELYLEGVAKG; encoded by the coding sequence ATGAAAAACATGGACATGATCCTTGAAAGCTTTAAAGAAAAAATCAAAAAGGACCGGGATATTTTGGCACTTATACTCTTTGGCAGTTACGCAAGAGGTGAGGTTGCTGGAGATGTTGATTTGTGTATGGTTATGTTTCCTGATAAAGTATCAGAGGGTTTTGATAAGAGAATCAAATACTCTCAAAGGGAAGGTCTGGATGTCCAGGTGTTCCAGGATCTGCCCCTGTATATAAGAAAGAGGGTTTTAAGGGAGGGTAAGGTACTGCACTTTAAAGATGAGGATCTCCTATATGATATTGCTATAAAAACAGCTAAAGAGTTTGAGCTTTTCAGGCCCAGGTATGAGCTCTACCTGGAGGGTGTTGCTAAAGGTTAA
- a CDS encoding DUF86 domain-containing protein — translation MDKERIYAKMDEMEQYLKELQEIIPDSFESYKASIEKKRAIERLLQITIEAVMDICAMLVKELRLGLPSVEEDFLEKLKENVLDPSLVEKLKEMKGFRNILVHGYSKIEDDKVFEILSKKLEDFQDFKMEVLEFLGKIR, via the coding sequence ATGGATAAAGAAAGGATTTATGCAAAGATGGATGAAATGGAGCAATATCTTAAAGAACTCCAGGAGATTATCCCAGATTCTTTTGAAAGCTACAAAGCCAGTATTGAAAAAAAGAGGGCGATTGAAAGGCTTCTTCAGATAACAATCGAGGCGGTAATGGATATCTGTGCCATGTTAGTAAAGGAATTACGATTAGGATTACCGTCTGTTGAGGAAGATTTCCTTGAAAAGTTAAAGGAAAATGTGCTGGACCCTTCACTGGTGGAAAAACTAAAGGAAATGAAAGGTTTTAGGAACATCCTTGTTCATGGTTACTCAAAGATAGAAGATGATAAAGTTTTTGAAATTCTAAGCAAAAAACTTGAGGATTTTCAGGATTTCAAAATGGAGGTTCTGGAGTTTTTAGGGAAAATTAGATGA
- a CDS encoding ATP-binding cassette domain-containing protein encodes MARFKNESYGSIIQGIGEDNMFLKTTNLTKQFGEVIAVNGVNLKIDQGEFVSIMGPSGSGKTTLLTLIGALDFFTSGDIIIDGESLSSIKDMDNFRSKKVGFIFQFHNLISYLTALENVELPLHGLLPISKRRAKAAELLNLGGLGNRMHHIPHSFQEGNGREWQ; translated from the coding sequence ATGGCGCGCTTCAAAAATGAGTCCTATGGAAGCATTATCCAGGGAATAGGAGAGGATAATATGTTCCTTAAAACTACTAATTTAACTAAACAGTTTGGTGAAGTAATTGCAGTAAATGGAGTTAATCTTAAGATTGATCAAGGTGAATTTGTCTCTATTATGGGTCCTTCTGGTTCAGGGAAAACCACACTTCTAACATTAATTGGAGCACTGGATTTTTTCACATCAGGGGATATTATCATCGATGGTGAAAGCTTATCGTCCATTAAAGACATGGATAACTTCAGATCAAAAAAAGTAGGGTTTATTTTTCAATTTCATAATCTCATAAGTTATCTTACTGCACTGGAAAATGTAGAACTTCCTTTACATGGATTGTTGCCAATATCCAAACGACGGGCCAAAGCTGCAGAGCTATTGAATCTTGGGGGGCTTGGAAATAGAATGCATCATATTCCTCACAGCTTTCAGGAGGGGAACGGCAGAGAGTGGCAATAG